The Rhodamnia argentea isolate NSW1041297 chromosome 7, ASM2092103v1, whole genome shotgun sequence genome contains the following window.
AGTTTTACTTCCACGTTTCATGTGTCGGTTAGTTTTAATATTTGATGGTTTATACATGCTAAATCGTGTCATGActattcttgtttttgcatCTGATGTTTATGATTAACTTGTTTTGTCGCTTTTGTCAGTGTGATGCTCTGGAAGGTCCTTGGAAAAGAACGGGCCGTTCCGTCAAGATCCTCTTGTTCGTGGCGTCTTTTGCTTGTTGCAGTTGCTAACGTGGTCCAATCTGGTTTCTACTTTGGACTGGATCCACTCTGGTGTCTACTTTGgacaaagaaatgaaatgagacAATTCTGTTGGACAACCTTTGGGGACGGTCAAGATAGGCATAATGAAGATACATCACATAGGGACACTGGTAGGTAACTGTAATGCATTTGTAGTAGATGAAGTGCTGTTGAACAGCTCAGCTTGATGAGAACACaaattttctattaaatttacaaaagaagACCAAGGAATGCTAGCATGAGCTTTTGCCTGGATAGGGTGAAGAACTGCATATTTAAGATCGCCGTGCCTACTGAATTTGCTGGTATGGTCGTGTCGCTGCTTTTGTTCCTTAACCAAGTTCATTCCCCCTTCTAGTCTTCTAATGGAAAAAGTGCAGTGTATGCTGTTTgctttctctttgttttgtcCCTTGTTGAATTTTTCGGTTCTAGTAAAGCTCAGGTTGAACCCATCAGCTCTTGCAAATACTGCATATGCTTTCGCTCCGGGGAGTgcttttgagctcaatttgattCCGTACTCTCCTTTCACTTGCGGCAAATGCTTCTGAAAGTGGCTTCTTTACTGCTACTATTGGCAAAGACTAATAGTGTAGAGCTTATATGAATCAGTGAATACGTCATACTAGTGCTGATACCGTGGCTGGTCGAAtccgataattttttttcccttagatAGACTCAATCTTCATTTGATATATCTACGAGTGTCTTGGATGCAACTCTTAATATGACGTGCACGATACGGGCTCCGGAGCTAATCTGATCATGTCGGTTCCGTGGGGTTCATAGGTTCAGAAGATGGTCCGATGCAAGAGGCGGTGCTCATCAAGAGATGTCCGATGGACAGTCTCGTTGCTGATTTTCTGGGCCGACACTAATGAAATTGCATCTTCCCTTTTgtatttcttttcctaattggGGAGTTAGCCATATTTCTTGAACAGCATTTCATATATCTAGAACTCGACCAAAACGAAAAGTTCGACGACTAAATTATGCAAATCAAATCAGCTAGACCACTAAATCTGAGATTGCCCCTTTAGTTTGGGATTAATTTATCAcgagtgtaccagtttggggtttttcttgatattaacAAATTTTCAAGTGACTGTCGTTGCTAATAGGCATGCGACCCTGCAAGTAAAGGGATTGGGAGCAACGGCAGCAAGTGATAGAACGAGAATGAGCTGACGTGCGATTGTCTTGGTCAAGGCATAACGAAGTGTAGACAGCAACATTTGTTACTGGATAAGATTTATGCCCTTCTCGTTCTTGTTTGCCCAAATAAAGCCTTTGGTGAGTGTGATATGAGTTGAGAAATGTGGTCTTTTTTGTATATTTCGATATGAATATTACACATAAAATCATACATAATCAATATCAAAGAAGTTGCATGCATAATCTCGAGAGATCTACAGAATGAAGTAAATATCCCGATATTGCTCACAATTTGCATGCGATGAAGCATTTGAATTATTGGATTGGGTAGAATTCGCGTTCAACAGGCGAATGCGAAAAGTGACACCTCGTGCTACTACTCCTCCAGCCACCTGTTACGCTCTCATTTTCCTCAATGGAAGGGCCCGCAGAAGGAAAGGAAGCATCAGATGGATGAGGCTGGAACAGGAAAGCCACATCAACAAGGGCAAATTAGAATATCCACCACAAGTTCAGATTCTGAGCAAAGATAAAAATCCACAATCTCCCAATTCAAGTTGGCCCCGTTGATCCTATTACCGTCAAGTGTGCACGAGTATCCCCACAAAGACACactgaaaggaatcaagcaagAGATTGAAAGAAAGTCTTGTTGCCAAAATTTTCTTGTCATCCAATTCCAAAAAGACAGTCTTGATTAACAATTCCCCCCCACCTGGCACCGCAGTTGTTGGAGGAACCAGGTGCTGCAGCGTTTTTGCTGATTGAAGCTTTGGGGGATAACAGAGAGGGAAGAAGAGATGGCTGGTTTAGCTTCAGTCACGCCCCATCCAGCATCCTCATCTTCTTTGCACTCCAATTTCCAGTCCTCCTCGCCTCTTGCTTTCGCTCCGAAAACTGCCCACGAGCGTGCCTCCTGCCGCGCCGTGCTTGGGTCATTCGGGGATTCGTGGAGGAGCTTGTCAGCGCGGCGGCCCGTTCCGAGCGTGCTGAGAGTCAGGAATGCAGCAACAAAGCCGGCGAAGTCACCAGGTACTTATACTGTGGCCAGTTGGCCTCCCAATTCGTTGGTGATATTCCATATTCGCTGAACCAAGTGGAAAGGTGAATATGTCTGAGAAGTATCATGAGCTCCTAGCCTGTTAGCTTCACCAGCACAAACtgattttttctctaatttgtttTGAGGGGATTAGCTGAAGAAGAGTGGAAGGTGAAGAgggaatttctgctccagaaaagggtctctctctctctctctctctctctctttaccttAAATTTTGATCTCAATCCTAATTGGTTTCCTACCTTTCATGCTTGCAAATGTctggagaaatgtcaaatgAAAGAATTGTAACAAAGGCTTACCTTATCAAGTATTGAAAAGAGAGATTTGAAGCAAAATATTTGTCTGCTTGAGCATAGAAAGAAAGTTAAAGAGACCCTTGATCCAGAACACGAATTAGCTCTGAAATTAAGCTGAGTATCTTGTTTCCAGGTGAGGAGTGTGGATGTGAAGGAAGCGCTGCGCCTTCAGCAGGAAAATAAATTCGTAATTCTCGATGTCCGGCCTGAAGCCGAATACAAGGAGGTTAGCTAGTCGATTTGCTATCAAACGTCTGAATTTTCGTGAGAGCCAAGGAAACGGAACGATCGGACATGTTGAATTGAGGAAATCGTGTGTTCGTTTTTTGTGCGGTAGGCTCATCCGCCGGGGGCTATAAACGTGCAAATATATAGGCTCATCAAGGAATGGACGGCATGGGACATTGCAAGGCGAGCTGCATTCGCCTTTTTCGGCATCTTTGCAGGCACGGAGGAGAACCCGGACTTCATAACAAGTACAGCATCGTCTCGCCGAActtgctttccattttttttttttttttggcccccaTGTCGCTAAAGATGCCAGACTGATCTTCTTAACCTACTGTTTTGCTACAGCTGTGGAATCCAAAATCGGTAAAGACGCCAAGATAATCGTGGCTTGCTCAGCCGGCGGCACAATGAAGCCATCTCAAAGTCTTCCTGAAGGTCAACAATCAAGGTGATCATGTTTAGTCCTGTAATGACCCTTTGTTGCCTAATGAGGGAATTACCTTGCATAATGCTGCGTCGCCTTCCGACTAACCGTTACTATCTGCAGCCTAATGTGGAGATCGTTGGATAGTTATTCATCAAGCTCTTTCTTGCAGATCACTTATAGCAGCATACTTGCTGGTGCTCAACGGCTACACCAATGTCTACCATTTAGAAGGGGGCTTGTATACATGGTTCAAGGAGGGACTGCCGGAAGCTTCTGAAGAGTGAAAACCTGAGCGTCGTACCAGCGCTTTTTTTATCATTCTCCTTTGGGAAAATTACGAAGGATATGTCGGTCGATGCCGTCTGTCCGTCGGTTGATGAGTACTTCGATGACCATGTAAACTAGACAGCTTGATCGTTGATATCTTGCAGGCGTTACGCTACAAGAATGCATCTCCAATCAGAACATCGATTTTTGCTACCGATATCTGTCCCAAAATGCATTTGGAAGTAAAAGTCTCACGCTTCTTGGAATCAATTCTTTATATGCGTGTCAAAATGAATGAAGCGGGAGTTAACAATGCATCGGTTATGAAATTTTCTAGTGAGTGAGAAATGGCCAAAATTCCCTGGATATTGCTACGCAAAATAGAGCATCTCCAATTTATCTTTGGCAGCTCTATGGCCTAACAGGAATTAAGAGACCAGAGACCTTTCATCAGCTCAAAAGTATCAAAATCATTATCGAAAAGAAGAGGTAAAAAAGATGCTAAAGTTTCAGGCGCACCGTCAAATCAGTTATTGATCATGCTAGTTCCTAGAGTCTAATTGGTAAATACATCAGCGATTCTCCAGCAGTTCATATTAGCAATTAACTGCATTCGCCAAgaagaacatcaaatcagtatcaAGCGGTTGGAAAGCCATGCGGAACTAATGGTCCAGTAGTATAAAATATATACGGGCAAGAAGCAATGTTAAAACAACAAGACTCCAGAGTACATACATCTAGGACCAGAAAACCGAGGAGCTGATAATGACCAATCAACACATGTTAATGCACTAAATGTGCCATTTTCTGCATATTAAGTCTAAACGCCATGGAGTAGATGCAGTTTCTGTGAAAGCAGCAAGGAACCTCCTGCAATACCAGATTATTATTTGCGACACCAACTGGTAGATCATCCATAATAAAAGCCACCCAGTCATTCTCTTCATCCCTGCAGGAAACCGCAGCAACCACACCAAAAACAAAGCCGTGATAAAGCTGGTATAACGATCAGCGGTTGCCCTTTACAAGCCAAAAGTCGTCTGTCCCActattgaatcctaaaattcaAAGGCCTTACAAGATGTCACAAGGCAGTCAATTTCATCTTTCAATAGACCAATTCTGTGCTGCTTTTCTTGGATCATGTTGACGTCTCTTGTAACCTAAATATTGTGATCTCCTGCTGCTTAAAATACCGCCGATCTTCTTCGTCGACAAGAACAAGGTTCAAGTAGTACTTCACGCTAAATTTGTTGTTGACATTCCGGTAGGTTGGCGTCAATTCATAAGGACTAAGAAACAATCTAATGGGTATGGATTCACCTGTACAACCAAATACAACCTTATGAGCCATTGCATCAAGTGCTCTTCATAAGCAACAGGTTTATATCATCCAAAGACGAGAAGAGAAAGACACCGTCCTTAAAAATGACGACATTTCATACAACATGACATGAGAACATagatgtttggtaatgtaatacAAAACCTCAATGTTTGATAGCTATACCTCTGACAGGAGCACCATCCATAAGTTCAAATTTGGCGAGGGTTTCTGTCTCGACATGGGTATTTTGCCCTGAGCCTGTTGATTCTCGACGCCTGATCTCAAGATCCATGTTTTTTATCTTGATCCTCACgagaagaaaatatatttttccaaTAATGACATCTTTCAGATGATACCTGCAACACATGTAAATTGCACAGGCAATGAAAAAGTGCCTATTCAGAATGAGAAAACCATCCTAGTTTTAGACCAAGAATCCGCCATGTCTACATAGTAAAAATGTGATGAAGGACAGGTGATCAGGATAATTAATCTCACAGAAAAACACATTGTGTCAGTGCACTCTCCTAtattaagaaaaatgttttGCATCTCAGATTACCACAAAGCGAAAAAGGTCCAGTAAGATcttaaaggaagaaggaaaaagaaaggaactcaCTTGCTTTTATTATACTCAAACTCAATGTGTAGGCAATCTTCAATTCCAACTTCCATCTGCATGACACAAAAGTTGCAATGAAAATTGAGAACTTTGAGAAACAATTCTCACAATGAAGAGACTATGCACGTGATTTCAATTAAAAGTGAGATGAGAGAGCTCTCAGACTATGGAACAAGTATCCTATGCTTCTTTCATATCACCATACATAGAAAAGCCTATGACAAACATTGAAGGCATGTTGAAAACCACAGAACAGTGACTGGCTATTTAAACAGAGCATCGCTCCCACCTTGATACTATTGTTTATTGATGGCGGTGGAGAATAATTCCGAACCTAAGGAAAACAAGACAACCATAAAACAAAAACTTTGAGATGCCATAGTTGATGGTAGTTGGCTGTAAGTGAGAAATGTAACCGACTATTAATGGCAGAGAAAAGAGTAAGTTTACCACAAAATCCTGATATTCTACAATGCTTCCAGCATACCCGCGGTTGATTGTTACTTTCAGGACATACCTGAAAAGGGTGGACAAGAAAACTAAAACAACCACATACATGCAGATCAAAGACTCCTTTCATTAAGAAAAAGTGGAATGGACAACCGAAACCAACCAAAGAGAAGTCAAGGCATTAAGCCAATCATCACAGCACACATCCATGCAAATTGACTAACCAAACTATTGCCTGTTTGGAAACAGATTCTAAAATAAGGAACCTAGGAAGCGGTTTGAGATTGCTATCGACTCGGCCTTAGTGACAGTTAGTGACAGCTCATCACTTGTCAGCATGAAGCAAAAGCAAACACACATCATGAGTACATACAGAGATGCTTAGATATATGCATGAAAATGTGTGCGCATGCATAGAGCTGAAAGCACTAAAGAGGACAACAGAAATATAGAACATGTCAAAGTTGCCACACAAAAGATAGGGTCAGATCATGTAAGGAAGTTGTCCGGAATTCCTCCATGTAAACCAAATTTCTCCACACAGAGTTCAGTAAAGCACTTACCTAAGCCTCACATTAACTCCATTATACGTCTCATAAGGCATTTCAACTGTAGAAAATTCGAAGGAGTACGTTTTCCTTTCATATAATTCACCAGGGACATCCAACTCACGAACTGCAAATGAAAGAACACAAATAGACATCATACGATGATAACAAATGGACCACAACCAAAAAACAACAAAGTAGTTAACATGTTGCATCAGAAAAGCCTAAAGTGAAACTCACCAAGAGAAGTGAAATCGTAGAAGTTCCCTCTGTCAAAGTACATCTCTGAAAAGTAAAACAAGATTGTTCATTCAAATATACTGGCCACAGATGCAAATGTTAAAAATTCTATGACAAAGAATCATCAAGAAAATAAGGAAGATGAAAGGAAATTATTATGCACGACCGAATATACAAGTACAGAGTAggcattttctcttttccactCAAAAAAACTTGCCATTAATAAagccataaaaaatactttccgcGCTAGCATCAACTATAAAGATGTATGCAACTCCCTACTCTGAACTAACCAGACTAGCACTAGCATCAACTAGAAAGAGGTATGCCTACGACCATTACTAGATTCCGTCAAAGCGTTGGATTGAATTACTGGCCCGATTAACTCTTTGGTTCAGAAGACAGATTGGACTTCGTTCCTGGTTCATCGCCCGTCACCATCAGGAGATATATTTGGAGACGGATCACATTGGTTCCCATGGTatgaatttgtgacaaatgcaagtttttctATCAGTATAGCTTTTTTTGGAATATTTATAGCATCTTTTTTTATATAAGCCTATTTATTCATCTTTATGAATTTGGACTCACTAAATTCTGTAGTTTTACTATTTAATAACTCACAACCCTATTTGGTAACTAAACATTTGCATCGTTTCATTCCATTTAGGATTAGGAATAGGTGTAATCGGACTCGCTGTTTAAATCTCTCTCCTTATTTGGGACCCTATTCAACTATTTTAGCTTTTACTGAATCAAGAAATGGCCTCAActtgttctaaaaaaaaattggatttcgGGTAGCCCCATAACTTCAAGAGAAGAGGTGCCTCCTCACAAAGGGGGTCGCAGTGACCAGACCCGAGTGACATTCACCTTGATACAAAACAACCTCAACATCACATTCTTCATAAGAACCTTCTCGATAAAATAACATCAACAACCACTAGggattcaaataaaaatttgccaaattgTGCAAATATCAACCACAGTAGTTCAAAATGACAACTCTCCAACCAACCAGATCAAAAGTACAAGATAAGAGCAATTATACAATCCTTCAGTCTCATAAAGAAAAAGGACTATACAGTCACGCAATCACTGAGGTTATCCAGGAGAGAAATGACCTCCAACAAAGAACAAAATCCTCTCTAAGAAAATACACGAGAACTACCTTTAGAAAACTAAGGATCAAGCCACTCAAACTATAACTACAGCTGATTTAAGAAGACAACTTCCACTTGTGGGCACTAGACATTGTCTATTTGATTTTCACTATGCATCATTTTGCAATAACTCGATTAATTTAGATAGCAACGTCTCTCATCAACAATAAGACAATTCACAcactcaaaattcaaaaaataagacCATCCACAAAACAACAGAGCCAAAAGCTACTGATACCAGTAGATAACATTTTTGAAcgtattaaaagaaaaacacaatgaCATGCAGATGCCTGAGCAGAAGAATAAACTAGTAAAAACATAGACAGATTCAGCTATTTGCTTGCATTGGAGAATGTGCTCTTTGATCATCAAATAAGGGTCATGAAAGTCAAAGAAAGAGACTTCTCAAAGCACCAGAGCATAATTCTAACATCACGTTGTCACTGGAACTGACCTATCTGACCCAGGAGTTCAACTTTTACACCATTGTGTTCAACCTTTTTCCCTTGAATTGGTTCTATTGATACCTGGAGGAAAAAACCAATGGAAACCATGTTTACATGAAGCTTTTTTCCACAAAATGGTGGGTGTTGCAATACTTGCCACTGAGTACAAAAACAGAAGAATACCTTGCCAGATATATTTTCTTGACTTTGGAATAGAGGGACCATGATAGTTTGGccattttccttcttcaaaGGAACCTATAAGGACGCAAGAATTATAGAGATATTGCATGATATAACCCTTTTGTGTCAACTGTGTTGCAACTTGTGACGAAGACAATGATGACGAAAAGATAGCTGACAACTAATCTAGACTTgagagaacagaaaaagaaaaggtgccTGTCACTACTAGAGTCTAACAGTGCTGCAAGCTTGAGACCTGCTGCACCAAATTAGAAGACTTTAGGCATAATACCGGTGATAAGATGCATAATTACTATTTGCACAATACTCTTAAGACA
Protein-coding sequences here:
- the LOC115754323 gene encoding rhodanese-like domain-containing protein 14, chloroplastic, translating into MAGLASVTPHPASSSSLHSNFQSSSPLAFAPKTAHERASCRAVLGSFGDSWRSLSARRPVPSVLRVRNAATKPAKSPAEEEWKVKREFLLQKRVRSVDVKEALRLQQENKFVILDVRPEAEYKEAHPPGAINVQIYRLIKEWTAWDIARRAAFAFFGIFAGTEENPDFITTVESKIGKDAKIIVACSAGGTMKPSQSLPEGQQSRSLIAAYLLVLNGYTNVYHLEGGLYTWFKEGLPEASEE
- the LOC115754291 gene encoding vacuolar protein sorting-associated protein 26A codes for the protein MNYLLGAFKPSCNVFITFADGKNRKQVPLKKENGQTIMVPLFQSQENISGKVSIEPIQGKKVEHNGVKVELLGQIEMYFDRGNFYDFTSLVRELDVPGELYERKTYSFEFSTVEMPYETYNGVNVRLRYVLKVTINRGYAGSIVEYQDFVVRNYSPPPSINNSIKMEVGIEDCLHIEFEYNKSKYHLKDVIIGKIYFLLVRIKIKNMDLEIRRRESTGSGQNTHVETETLAKFELMDGAPVRGESIPIRLFLSPYELTPTYRNVNNKFSVKYYLNLVLVDEEDRRYFKQQEITIFRLQETST